The Niveispirillum cyanobacteriorum genome segment CTGGTGAAGCGGGCGGCAGCCGCCGTGCTTCGCGTGCCTGCCACCGTCTCCCAGGCACAGCTGCGCATCGCCCTTCACCGGCGGGGCCTGCTCGCCGCGGTGGAGGCTGCGGTTCGGGACACCGAAGATGTTGAACTCGCCATTCGGTGGACCGCGCCAACGGTGGAGCGTAACAGCCCTTTGCTGGTTGCAGTGACGTCTCAGCTTCGGCTGTCTTCGATGGACATTGATCAGATTTTCAGGGAAGCGGCAACGCTGTAGACAAAAGCTCACGCAGCTCGGCGCCTTCCCCGCCCACTATATCGCCCTCTGACCCCACACCATTCCCGCCCTGTCCCAGCGTTACCGGCATCCGCCCGCGCGGGTGCCGGCCCTGCACCCCGCATGTTTTTACGGGGAACGCCCTCCAAAGCCCGACCACCCCTCTCCAGCCCGGCTGCGCGACGGCCACGGGCATCCCCCCGTTCAACCTGCCCCCCTGGTATCAAATCCCAACATCGAATGGATCAAATCGGGGGAGAGGGGATATGTTGCTAGCCTTAAGCGGGGAGTACCGCCCAGTGTCATGTCCGGCGCGTTATAACAATACCGGCATAACACGCGGCCCCTTCAGTATATTACTGTTATGCTCCCCCTTCCTATGATGGGTACACATGGAGGAGCAGACCGCGACGTGAAAAAAATTCGTCGATCCCTGGGCGGAAGGGCCGGTACCGTAAGGGTTGCCGGCAGCAAGCACACCATGGTGCGCAGTTGAAAACACTGCCCGCCGGGAGCGGCATGATGCACAACATTCGAGACCGCCTCCAGGGACTGTCCCTCGGGCCGGACCGATCTTACCTGCACCTAATCCCCGCCCAACGGGTGAGGCGGGGTACGCGGTCCTTCGGTCCCACCGGGCCGGCCCTCCATGCGGATAAAAACCGAATGGAACAGGGGGTCTCGAACATGACCAAGTCTCAACTGACGCTGCGCGCTGTGCTGCTGGCCGGTGCTGCCCTTGCCACGGCCATGCCGGCTCTGTCGCAAGAACTGATGCTGGAAGAGATTGTTGTGACGGCGCGCAAGCGGGCAGAGAGCCTGCAGGATGCCGCCGTCTCCGTCAGCGCCTTCACTGCCGAGGGCCTGCAGCGCGCGGGGATCGGCGATGTGCTGGAGGTGGTGAACCGGGTGCCCGGCTTCACCATGAATGCCGACAACGCGACCGAACCGAACATCTTCATGCGCGGCATCGGCACCGACATTGAAAGTGCCGCCAGCAGCCCCGCCGTCGGCTTCTTCCTGGACGATGTCTATCTGTCCCGCGCCCAGGGCACCAACCTGGAACTGTTTGATTTTGAACGGATTGAGGTGGTACGCGGGCCGCAGGGCACGCTCTATGGTAAGAATGTCGTGGGTGGCGCCGTCAACTTCATTACCAAGCAGCCGACCGAGGACCAGGACACCGTCGCCGAAGTGTCGGTCGGCAATTACAGCTTTCTGCAATTCCGCGGCGCCACTGGCGGTGCACTTGCCGACAATCTCTATGGCCGCATTGCCTTCTCCGCCCGTGGCCGCGACGGCTTTGCCTATAATACCTTCACCAAGAATGATGTGGAGGACCTGTCCTCCATGGGGGTGAAGGGCGCGCTGCGCCTTGTCGCATCCGAACAGCTTGAAGTGACGGCATCGGCCGATTTCTCCCGCCGACGCAGCGACGGCCGCTGGATCGACATGGTGATCCCATCGGCCCACAATGTGCCCTTCAAGAACCCCGACCCGCGCAAGGGTCCCAACAATGTGGATGGGCGTCAGCATTCCGATGTCGGCGGCGGCAGCATCAAGGCAGTGTGGAGCCTGGAGAATGGCTCCATCACGTCGCTGACCGGCTATCGCGAGGCGACGTTCGAGGACAAGAACAACGATGCCGGTTCCTATCTGGACATGGACAAGCTACTGCGCGACGCCAATGGCCGCATCCAGTTCGGCAAGATCGACCGGTCGAAGTTCAATGATGATTTCTACATCAACGCCAAGACCGAGGATGTGAAGACCTTCAGCCAGGAGTTCCGCTACAGCTCCGACTTTGACGGTCCGTTCAATGTCATGGCCGGCCTGTTCTATATGGGTGAGGATATCGGTCGTAACGAAGATGCCGATTACATCTTCGTCGATTACTTCGCGCAGGGGCGGGAGACGGCCCGCACCACCGCCAAGGGCGACACCTGGTCGGCCTTCGTCGAAGGCACCTGGGCCGTGACCGATACGCTGAAAGCCATTGGCGGCGTGCGTTATACCAAGGATATCAAGAAGTTCACGGTGGCCCGCGCCGCCTTCGGCGATTTCCTGGGTCAGGATTTCGAGGATGCGCAGGGCCGGCCCACCACGGCCTTCACGGCGGGTGACAAGCACACCTGGTCAGCCTGGACGCCCAGCGCCACCCTGCAATGGAAGACCAGCGACGATGTCATGCTCTATGCAACCGTCGCCAAGGGCTTCAAGAGCGGCGGTTGGAACGGGGAGAATGCCAACAACCCGACCGAAGCCGCCGTGCCCTACAATCCCGAATTCGCCTGGAACTATGAAACGGGCATCAAGTCGCAATGGCTGGACAACCGGCTGCGCCTGAACCTGACCGGCTTTGTCGCTGATTATAAGGACCTGCAGACGCAGCAATATGTGATTTTCAGCAGCTCCCTGCCGCCCGACAATGTCATCGCCAATGCCGGCAAAGCGCGGGTGAAGGGGCTGGAGCTGGAACTGCTGGCCGTTCCAGTGGAGGGGCTGACCCTGTCGGGTTCCTACGCCCTGATGGATGGCAAGATTACAGGCGATCTGATCAGCACGGCGCTGCGCTATGACCCGTCCTGCTTCTGCTCCAAGCCGGTGCCCACCAACCTGAAGGGCAACAAACTGCGCCGTACGCCCAAAAATTCGCTTTCGGCGGGCGCGCAGTATGAGTTCCCGGTGAATGAAAAGGTCAACGGCCTGATCCGCGCGGATTACAGCTGGACCGATGGTTACTTCTTCGAGAACGAGAACAGCGACCGCACCTGGAACCCGTCTTATGGTCTGATCGATGCCGGCGTCGGTGTCGTGGCCGATGATGGGGCCTGGGAACTGATGCTGTGGGGCAAGAACCTGACGGACAAGCTGTATACGGCGGGCAAGAC includes the following:
- a CDS encoding TonB-dependent receptor, which produces MTKSQLTLRAVLLAGAALATAMPALSQELMLEEIVVTARKRAESLQDAAVSVSAFTAEGLQRAGIGDVLEVVNRVPGFTMNADNATEPNIFMRGIGTDIESAASSPAVGFFLDDVYLSRAQGTNLELFDFERIEVVRGPQGTLYGKNVVGGAVNFITKQPTEDQDTVAEVSVGNYSFLQFRGATGGALADNLYGRIAFSARGRDGFAYNTFTKNDVEDLSSMGVKGALRLVASEQLEVTASADFSRRRSDGRWIDMVIPSAHNVPFKNPDPRKGPNNVDGRQHSDVGGGSIKAVWSLENGSITSLTGYREATFEDKNNDAGSYLDMDKLLRDANGRIQFGKIDRSKFNDDFYINAKTEDVKTFSQEFRYSSDFDGPFNVMAGLFYMGEDIGRNEDADYIFVDYFAQGRETARTTAKGDTWSAFVEGTWAVTDTLKAIGGVRYTKDIKKFTVARAAFGDFLGQDFEDAQGRPTTAFTAGDKHTWSAWTPSATLQWKTSDDVMLYATVAKGFKSGGWNGENANNPTEAAVPYNPEFAWNYETGIKSQWLDNRLRLNLTGFVADYKDLQTQQYVIFSSSLPPDNVIANAGKARVKGLELELLAVPVEGLTLSGSYALMDGKITGDLISTALRYDPSCFCSKPVPTNLKGNKLRRTPKNSLSAGAQYEFPVNEKVNGLIRADYSWTDGYFFENENSDRTWNPSYGLIDAGVGVVADDGAWELMLWGKNLTDKLYTAGKTDVIGSVLASYAPPRTYGVTLKVKF